The Hemiscyllium ocellatum isolate sHemOce1 chromosome 7, sHemOce1.pat.X.cur, whole genome shotgun sequence genome window below encodes:
- the LOC132817305 gene encoding C-X-C chemokine receptor type 2-like: MSPSSGMRKEMDVKTFDLEDFNLSDIFEDYTISYDYVFDPDMSPCTSVVNESINTILAVIYSLVCFLAVTGNIIVMIVLLYNRRTISSTDIYLLHLAVADLLFAMTLPFWIADAVSGWVFGDAMCKIISMLQEVNFYSGILFLVCISINRYLSIVYATQARKQKKPFLIKLIVAAVWLVSIALSLPVLYKGEYIHSGRVMCYELLEGESAETWRIATRLLQHFVGFLIPLAAMIFCYSVMILKLCQTKGFQKQKAMKIIIAVVLSFVICWLPYNITVLVDTLMRSKLITETCDRRNHIDRALSATQSLGILHSCINPILYAFIGVKFRRNLLKVFVKKRIIKQTIMPKYRRSVSSITESGLISTSMHIASDENIRSASKTADNKHEIKF; the protein is encoded by the coding sequence GAAATGGACGTGAAGACATTTGATTTGGAGGATTTTAACTTGAGTGATATATTTGAAGATTATACCATTTCCTATGATTACGTTTTTGATCCAGACATGTCACCCTGTACTTCTGTCGTGAATGAGTCAATCAACACGATTCTGGCTGTTATCTATAGCCTGGTATGCTTCCTCGCTGTGACAGGGAATATAATTGTAATGATTGTCCTACTTTATAATCGACGGACCATATCATCCACAGACATCTACCTGCTTCATCTGGCAGTGGCTGACCTGCTCTTTGCCATGACCTTGCCTTTttggattgcagatgctgtatcCGGCTGGGTGTTTGGTGATGCCATGTGTAAAATTATCAGCATGTTACAGGAGGTTAACTTCTACAGTGGGATTCTGTTTCTGGTTTGCATTAGTATCAATCGTTATTTGTCCATTGTCTACGCTACACAGGCCCGCAAGCAAAAGAAACCTTTTCTAATTAAGCTGATTGTTGCCGCTGTTTGGTTAGTGTCTATTGCTCTGTCTTTACCAGTTTTGTATAAGGGCGAATATATTCATTCTGGTCGAGTCATGTGTTATGAGTTACTCGAAGGTGAATCAGCTGAAACATGGAGAATAGCCACAAGGCTTTTGCAGCATTTTGTTGGGTTTCTGATCCCATTGGCTGCCATGATTTTCTGTTACAGTGTAATGATCCTGAAACTGTGTCAAACAAAGGGATTCCAGAAACAGAAAGCTATGAAGATCATTATTGCCGTGGTGCTGTCCTTTGTAATTTGTTGGCTGCCGTACAATATAACTGTGCTCGTTGATACACTGATGAGAAGCAAACTCATTACTGAAACTTGTGACCGGCGCAATCATATTGACAGAGCTCTGTCTGCAACTCAAAGTTTGGGTATCCTGCACAGTTGTATTAATCCAATCTTATATGCATTCATCGGAGTGAAATTCAGGAGGAACCTGTTGAAAGTCTTTGTCAAGAAAAGGATCATTAAGCAAACAATTATGCCAAAGTACAGGAGATCTGTATCTTCAATCACTGAATCTGGATTAATCTCAACTAGTAtgcacattgcttctgatgaaaATATCAGGTCAGCCAGCAAGACAGCAGATAATAAACATGAAATAAAGTTTTAA